A stretch of Labrus bergylta chromosome 19, fLabBer1.1, whole genome shotgun sequence DNA encodes these proteins:
- the ncdn gene encoding neurochondrin has product EKDAGGGGEERDGGGGGEKDAGGGGVEKDAGGGGGEKDAGGGGGEKDAGGGGGGGEKDAGGGGEKDAGGGGGGEKDAGGGGGGEKDAGGGLTESQTEVLERCLHTLRQAKNDSHTLAALLLITRLCPANQLDKPTLRRIFEAVGLNLPARLLVTAIGGSESSGLPPHELLSLGMALLAALSTDPDMASHPQLLTTIPLLLGLLANGPVNQLKQEPREQGEDEKMGSSKVKSEERANTESNPANVEKPDGETSKQKGDDGSEAVGESSSQESSSSSKLDKAIAADCYLILTAVCALPRGPDQLLSRGGIPALCKAVHQNQTFSRERGLTLLGCLLSGKTKEKAWSKHPAELLSLLVRLSKDFCQARDQTRLDMCTQLVQFLPPVGVAAEGDELKGGVSRIWGALRPMMQAKLTPRQIGPILVLSACLLDLFGWELVGPAKFCCLLVNRACVEVRMGLEEPPGNDLSPELQHTLTGCYRIMEAAIEQACCLGLSQTPAPPPPSSSSSLSLQQSRQVLGVLEEAFSALMYHLQQVDPSRYGDPFIFATFRSLCSWLAEETSCLKEEVTRLLPFLIGYSRSHMQGESAEQGLSDWMVEMSFKEEKEAWTGKEALRYLLPALCHLSAEEGPRRVLLTLDTPALLVDFLSQCWTSLKGKSGAASTRDPSMETACSALLNFAVTEPERVRNDPCFRKLEAVLSEALPVLVHKPRLLVLAANYCTLGLMIGRLKSAPAGSVEAGQRRFFSSALRFLRSAIDSGSSPGPVKVSQSWEESWDEVEELWRLGLQALGGCARAQPWILTLVREEGWLKHTLAMLSQCSALPDQHTQGALEEALCAMADQCPVCKREIGDMMRNGKGALSCMRSLKKSVGVK; this is encoded by the exons gagaaggatgcaggaggaggaggagaagagagggatggaggaggaggaggagagaaggatgcaggaggaggaggagtagagaaggatgcaggaggaggaggaggagagaaggatgcaggaggaggaggaggagagaaggatgcaggaggaggaggaggaggaggagagaaggatgcaggaggaggaggagagaaggatgcaggaggaggaggaggaggagagaaggatgcaggaggaggaggaggaggagagaaggatgcAGGAGGAGGGCTGACTGAGTCCCAGACGGAGGTGTTGGAAAGGTGTCTTCATACACTCAGACAGGCGAAAAATGACAGTCACACTTTGGCTGCTCTACTGCTG ATAACTCGCTTGTGCCCAGCAAACCAGCTTGACAAACCCACCTTGAGGCGCATCTTTGAAGCCGTGGGCCTGAACCTCCCAGCCCGGCTTTTAGTGACAGCGATCGGAGGCAGCGAGAGCTCCGGCCTACCCCCACATGAACTCCTCTCACTGGGCATGGCTCTGTTGGCTGCGCTGAGCACAGACCCAGACATGGCCTCCCATCCCCAGCTCCTCACCACCATCCCGCTCCTGCTGGGTCTTTTAGCTAATGGACCTGTGAACCAGCTCAAACAGGAACCCCGAGAACAGGGAGAAGATGAAAAGATGGGGTCGAGTAAAGTGAAATCAGAAGAGCGTGCGAACACAGAAAGTAATCCTGCTAATGTGGAAAAACCTGACGGTGAAACCAGCAAGCAAAAGGGGGATGATGGCAGCGAGGCAGTCGGAGAATCATCATCTCAAGAaagttcctcctcctccaagcTAGACAAGGCCATAGCGGCGGACTGCTACCTGATCCTCACAGCTGTGTGTGCCTTACCCAGAGGTCCAGACCAGCTCCTGAGTAGGGGGGGCATTCCCGCGCTATGCAAAGCAGTGCATCAAAATCAGACTTTCAGCCGTGAGAGGGGGCTCACCTTGCTTGGTTGCCTCCTCTCAGGTAAAACCAAAGAGAAAGCTTGGAGTAAACACCCTGCGGaactcctctctctgctggtcCGGCTATCCAAAGACTTCTGCCAAGCCAGAGACCAGACCAGGCTGGACATGTGTACCCAGTTGGTGCAGTTTCTGCCCCCAGTAGGAGTGGCAGCAGAGGGTGATGAGTTGAAAGGAGGTGTGTCGCGGATATGGGGGGCATTGAGACCCATGATGCAGGCTAAGTTAACACCCAGACAGATTGGGCCGATCCTGGTCCTCAGTGCTTGTCTGCTGGATTTGTTTGGGTGGGAGTTGGTGGGACCGGCAAAGTTCTGCTGCTTGCTGGTGAACAGAGCTTGTGTGGAGGTTAGGATGGGGTTGGAGGAGCCGCCTGGTAACGACCTGAGCCCTGAGCtgcagcacacactcacag GTTGTTACCGGATCATGGAGGCTGCCATAGAGCAGGCCTGCTGTCTGGGACTATCACAGACccctgcacctcctcctccgagctcctcctcttccctcagTCTGCAGCAGAGCAGGCAGGTCCTCGGGGTGCTGGAGGAGGCCTTCTCTGCGTTAATGTACCACCTTCAGCAG GTGGATCCAAGCCGCTACGGGGACCCTTTTATTTTCGCCACATTCCGCTCTCTGTGCTCGTGGCTGGCCGAAGAGACCTCCTGCCTGAAGGAGGAAGTGACTAGATTGTTACCGTTCCTGATCGGATACTCCCGCAGCCACATGCAGGGTGAGAGCGCGGAGCAGGGCCTCTCTGATTGGATGGTTGAGATGTCAttcaaagaggagaaagaagctTGGACGGGTAAAGAAGCTctgag GTATCTCCTCCCCGCTCTGTGCCACCTCTCAGCAGAAGAAGGTCCCAGGAGGGTGCTGCTCACCCTCGACACTCCGGCCTTGCTGGTGGACTTTCTGTCTCAGTGCTGGACTTCCCTCAAGGGGAAAAGTGGAGCGGCATCGACCCGAGAtcccagcatggagaccgcctgCTCTGCCCTCCTGAACTTTGCTGTAACAGAGCCAGAGAGAGTCAG GAATGACCCGTGCTTCAGAAAGCTGGAGGCCGTTCTGAGTGAAGCACTTCCTGTTTTGGTGCATAAACCTCGTCTGCTGGTCCTAGCGGCAAATTACTGCACACTGGGCTTAATGATTGGTCGACTCAAGTCAGCTCCAgcag GCTCAGTTGAAGCTGGACAGAGGCGTTTCTTCTCCTCAGCTCTCCGGTTCCTCCGCAGCGCCATAGACTCGGGCTCCAGCCCCGGTCCGGTTAAGGTGAGCCAGAGCTGGGAGGAGAGTTGGGACGAGGTGGAGGAGCTGTGGAGGCTGGGCCTGCAGGCTCTGGGAGGCTGCGCCCGCGCTCAGCCCTGGATCCTCACACTGGTCCGAGAGGAAGGTtggctcaaacacacactcgccATGCTGAGTCAGTGTAGCGCTCTACCTGACCAGCACAcacagggggcgctggaggagGCTCTGTGCGCCATGGCAGACCAGTGCCCGGTCTGTAAACGCGAGATCGGAGACATGATGAGAAATGGTAAAGGAGCTTTGAGCTGTATGAGGAGCCTGAAGAAGTCGGTCGGAGTCAAGTAA